In Labeo rohita strain BAU-BD-2019 chromosome 16, IGBB_LRoh.1.0, whole genome shotgun sequence, one DNA window encodes the following:
- the baalca gene encoding BAALC binder of MAP3K1 and KLF4 a — MRVHDDAQDRRVCLPRSAENDCRSALVWVRMLTGSMGCGGSRSAAIEPRYYESRDTESTWLTSTDTETQRTAAGNGTGESPSGNDNTAAAAAAAAGSGQKEEKPMTVTRSSSAKEKKLVNAGTQCGRNTGNTQRRPAHRDEVKSKSKKVSQTDSVKSVCPAVNTDVMP; from the exons ATGCGCGTTCACGATGACGCGCAAGATCGCCGCGTGTGTCTCCCAAGATCCGCTGAGAATGACTGCAGATCCGCGCTCGTGTGGGTGAGGATGCTCACGGGCTCGATGGGCTGCGGGGGAAGCAGATCCGCCGCGATCGAACCCCGATATTACGAGAGCAGAGACACCGAATCGACGTGGCTCACGAGCACCGACACGGAGACGCAACGGACAGCTGCCGGTAACGGAACCGGCGAGAGCCCAAGCGGGAATGACAATACAGCAgcggcagcagcagcagccgcCGGATCAG GTCAAAAAGAAGAGAAGCCCATGACGGTGACCAGAAGCTCTTCTGCCAAAGAGAAGAAGCTGGTGAACGCCGGCACACAGTGTGGGAGAAACACCGGCAACACCCAAAGGAGACCAGCGCACAGAGACGAG GTTAAAAGTAAATCAAAGAAAGTCTCCCAGACTGACAGCGTTAAAAGTGTCTGTCCAGCTGTAAACACAGACGTGATGCCTTGA
- the atp6v1c1a gene encoding V-type proton ATPase subunit C 1-A yields MTEFWLISAPGEKTCQQTWDKLMTATTRTNNLSTNNKFNIPDLKVGTLDVLVGLSDELAKLDAFVESVVKKVAQYMADVLEDSRDKVQENLLANGVDLVTYVTRFQWDMAKYPIKQSLKNISEIISKQVSQIDNDLKARASAYNNLKGNLQNLERKNAGSLLTRSLADIVKKEDFVLDSEYLITMLVVVPKTNYTDWQRTYETLAEMVVPRSTNLLFEDQDSGLFTVTLFRKAIDDFRLKARENKFTVRDFQYNEEEMKADKEEMTRLSTDKKKQFGPLVRWLKVNFSEAFIAWIHIKALRVFVESVLRYGLPVNFQAMLLQPNKKNMKKLREVLYDLYKHLDSSAAAIIDQSAMDIPGLNLSQQEYYPYVYYKIDCNLLDFK; encoded by the exons ATGACAGAGTTCTGGTTAATTTCTGCTCCTGGAGAGAAAACCTGCCAGCAGACATGGGACAAACTAATGACGGCCACAACTCGCACCAACAACCTCTCCACCAACAACAAGTTCAACATTCCCGATCTCAAG GTCGGGACATTAGATGTCCTTGTGGGGCTGTCTGATGAGCTGGCCAAGCTGGACGCTTTTGTTGAGAg TGTGGTGAAGAAGGTGGCTCAGTACATGGCTGACGTGTTGGAGGACAGTCGAGATAAAGTCCAGGAGAATCTGCTGGCTAATGGAG TGGATCTGGTCACCTACGTCACAAGATTCCAGTGGGATATGGCCAAGTACCCTATCAAACAGTCCTTGAAGAACATTTCTGAGATTATATCCAAG CAAGTCTCACAGATCGACAACGACCTGAAGGCTCGAGCGTCAGCCTACAACAACCTGAAAGGAAACTTACAGAATCTAGAGAGGAAGAATGC AGGGAGCCTGCTGACCAGGAGTCTGGCAGATATTGTCAAGAAAGAAGACTTTGTGCTTGATTCTGAGTACCTCATTACTATGCTGGTGGTGGTACCAAA AACAAATTATACCGACTGGCAGCGCACTTACGAGACTCTTGCAGAAATGGTGGTGCCACGATCTACAAA TTTGCTTTTTGAGGACCAGGACAGCGGCCTGTTTACGGTCACACTTTTCAGAAAGGCCATCGATGACTTCAGACTCAAGGCCAGAGAAAACAA GTTCACGGTCCGGGATTTCCAGTACAACGAGGAGGAAATGAAAGCAGATAAGGAGGAGATGACCAGACTCTCAACTGACAAGAAAAAGCAGTTT GGTCCACTTGTTCGATGGCTGAAGGTGAACTTCAGTGAGGCATTTATTGCTTGGATCCATATTAAGGCTCTGAGGGTCTTTGTGGAATCAGTGTTGAG ATATGGATTGCCTGTGAACTTCCAAGCAATGCTGCTACAGCCCAACAAGAAGAACATGAAGAAGCTGAGGGAGGTTTTGTACGATCTTTACAAGCATCTGGACAGCAGTGCAGCTGCCATTATCGAC CAATCTGCCATGGATATTCCCGGCTTGAACCTCAGCCAGCAAGAATACTATCCCTACGTGTACTACAAAATCGACTGCAACCTGCTGGACTTCAAATAG